GGAAGAGACCTGGCGCCACCTGAAGACGCGGCCCGACTCCTTTTACCAGTCGCTGGGTCAGGCCTGCTTCCATCTGGGGCCGGATCGCGACCAGGGCATGCGCCAGGACCTGGACTATCGCTTCGTGGAAGCCATTCCCGAGGCCGATTTTGTGCTGAACACCGGCGCCCACATGTCCGAGGACACGCTGGACAACTACCGCCACGAACTGGAAGAGGCGGTCAGCCACAAACTGCCCATGATCTGTGCCAATCCAGACCTGGAGGTTATCCGCGGCGGCAAGCGCGAGATCTGTGCCGGCCTTCTGGCCGAAGCCTACGAGGAAATGGGCGGTCGGGTGCGCTACCATGGCAAACCGCATGTGGAGATTTACGACAGCTGTTTCGCACTGCTCGAGGGCATCGATCGCAGCCGCATTGCCGCCGTGGGCGATTCCCTGCGCACCGACATTGCGGGGGCACAGGCCGCCGGGGTGGATGGACTCTTCGTGGTTGGCGGCATCCATGCCGAAGCCCTGGGCATCGAGGAAGGTCAGTTGCCCTCGGCAGACGCCCTGAATGGACTTTACAGCGATCGTGGCATCACACCGGCAGCGGCCCTTCCCGTCTTCCGCTGGTAGCGATAACCAGCCCGTCGCAGCTGCCAGCCTGCGGGAAATGGACAGCCGGGTTCGCGAATGGTTATATGCGCAGGGTAGCGGAGCCACTCCGCCGCCAGCGCCCAAACCACAAGCAGGCAGGAGCCCATGGCCAATTTTTCCAAGCCGTCACGTGAAGACTGGGAAGCCCTGGCCGCCAAGGAACTGAAGGATCGCGATCCCGAAAGCCTGAACTGGCAGACGCCCGAAGGAATCACGGTCAAGCCACTCTACACGGCGGAAGACCTGGAAGCGCTCGAACTTGAGCCCGGCTTGCCCGGTTTCGCCCCCTTCCTGCGCGGGCCGCGCGCCACCATGTACGCCGGCCGCCCCTGGACCCTGCGTCAGTACGCCGGCTTCTCCACCGCCGAGGCCTCCAATGCCTTCTACAAGGACAACCTGAAAGCCGGGCAGAAGGGCCTGTCCGTGGCCTTCGATCTGGCCACCCACCGCGGCTACGACTCCGACCATCCGCGGGTGCGCGGCGACGTGGGCAAGGCCGGCGTGGCCATCGACTCTGTGGAGGACATGAAGATCCTCTTCGACGGCATCCCCCTGGACGAGATGACAGTCTCCATGACCATGAACGGCGCCGTTCTGCCGGTCATGGCCAATTTCATCGTCGCCGCCGAGGAACAGGGCGTACCGCCGGAGAAGCTGGGCGGGACCATCCAGAACGACATCCTGAAGGAGTTCATGGTCCGCAACACCTATATCTATCCGCCCGAGCCCTCCATGCGGATCGTCGCCGACATCATCGCCTACACGGCCGAGAAGATGCCGCGCTTCAACTCGGTGTCCATTTCCGGCTATCATATGCAGGAAGCCGGCGCGACGGCGGTCCAGGAGCTGGCCTTCACCATCGCCGACGGACTGGAGTACGTACGCGCCGCCCAGGCGCGCGGGCTACAGGTAGATTCCTTCGCCCCGCGCCTGTCCTTCTTCTTCGCCATTGGCATGAACTTCTTCATGGAGGTCGCCAAGCTGCGCGCGGCACGCTACCTCTGGGCGGACTACATGCGCGATCTCTTCGCGGCCGAGGATCCGCGTTCGCTGATGCTGCGCACCCACTGCCAGACGTCGGGTGTGTCGCTGACCGAGCAGGATGCCTACAACAACGTGGTGCGCACCACCATCGAAGCGCTTGCGGCGGCCCTGGGGGGCACGCAGTCCCTGCACACCAACGCCCTCGACGAAGCCGTTGGCCTACCTACGCCCTTCTCGGCCCGCATTGCCCGCAACACCCAGCTGATCCTGCAGGAGGAAACGGGCATTACAAATGTCGTCGACCCGCTGGGCGGCAGCTATTACGTGGAAAGTCTGACGGCTTCCCTGGTCGAGCAGGCCCGCGAGCTGATCACCGAGGTCGAGGATCTGGGTGGCATGACCCGGGCCGTGGAAAGCGGCATGCCCAAGCAACGCATCGAGGAAGCCGCGGCCCGCCGACAAGCGCGTATCGACCGGGGCGAGGAGAGCATCATCGGGGTCAACCGCTATCGCTCTGATGCGGCCGAGGAAATCGACATCCTGGACATCGACAACAGCCAGGTGCTGAAATCCCAGACGGCGCGGCTGGAGAAACTGCGGGCCGAACGCGACGAATCGGCCTGCCTCAAGGCCCTGGAAGCCCTGAGTGCGGGCGCCGAGGAGGGCGAGGCCAATCTGCTGGAACTGTCGATCGATGCGGCGCGCGCCCGTGCCACTGTGGGGGAGATTTCCGATGCGCTTGAAAAGGTCTTCACGAGGCACCGCGCCGTGACCCGCTCGATTGCCGGTGTCTATGGCTCTGCCTACGAAGGCGACGCGGGCTTCCGTCACATCCAGCAGGAGGTGGAAGGCTTTGCCGAACGCTACGGGCGGCGCCCGCGCATGCTGGTGGTCAAGATGGGGCAGGACGGGCACGATCGCGGCGCCCGCGTGATTGCCACGGCCTTTGCCGATATTGGATTCGACGTGGATGTGGGCCCGCTGTTCCAGACACCCGAGGAAGCGGCGCGCCAGGCCATCGAGAACGACGTGCACGTGGTCGGAATCTCAAGCCAGGCGGCCGGCCACAAGACGCTGGTGCCCGGCCTGATGGAAGCGCTCAAAGCCGAGGAGGCAGAAGACGTGCTTGTGGTCTGCGGCGGCGTGATCCCGCCGCAAGATTATGACTTCCTGCGCAATCAGGGGGTTTCGGCCATCTACGGCCCCGGCACCAATATCCCCGAGGCGGCCCACGAAATCATGCGTCTGCTCGAAACACAGGCAAGCCATGCCGCAGAATGATGGACAAACGACAGAAAAGCAGGGGGGATTAACCGTGCAGGCGCAGCAGGCAAGCGCTTCGTCCGAATCGAAAGGTCAGACCTCAGGCACCACGTCCGGCAAGACCGCGGATTCCCATAAGACAGGCGCCCCAAAACCGGAACCGGGTCACGAGACAAAACCCGACCCCCTGTCCGAACGCCGGGCCATGGCACCCGGACTCCTGCTGTTCGGCATCCTGATCAGCGGCGTCTGGATTGCCGGGGTCCTGTGGTACCTGGACAGCCAGCTTGGCTGGGCTGTCCTGGAATCCCTGCTGCCTCACGAACTGGCTCTGATTGCATCGGGGACGCTCCTGCCCCTGCTCTTCCTCTGGCTGCTGCTGTTCTTCATCGCTGTCAGC
The Fodinicurvata sediminis DSM 21159 genome window above contains:
- the scpA gene encoding methylmalonyl-CoA mutase, translating into MANFSKPSREDWEALAAKELKDRDPESLNWQTPEGITVKPLYTAEDLEALELEPGLPGFAPFLRGPRATMYAGRPWTLRQYAGFSTAEASNAFYKDNLKAGQKGLSVAFDLATHRGYDSDHPRVRGDVGKAGVAIDSVEDMKILFDGIPLDEMTVSMTMNGAVLPVMANFIVAAEEQGVPPEKLGGTIQNDILKEFMVRNTYIYPPEPSMRIVADIIAYTAEKMPRFNSVSISGYHMQEAGATAVQELAFTIADGLEYVRAAQARGLQVDSFAPRLSFFFAIGMNFFMEVAKLRAARYLWADYMRDLFAAEDPRSLMLRTHCQTSGVSLTEQDAYNNVVRTTIEALAAALGGTQSLHTNALDEAVGLPTPFSARIARNTQLILQEETGITNVVDPLGGSYYVESLTASLVEQARELITEVEDLGGMTRAVESGMPKQRIEEAAARRQARIDRGEESIIGVNRYRSDAAEEIDILDIDNSQVLKSQTARLEKLRAERDESACLKALEALSAGAEEGEANLLELSIDAARARATVGEISDALEKVFTRHRAVTRSIAGVYGSAYEGDAGFRHIQQEVEGFAERYGRRPRMLVVKMGQDGHDRGARVIATAFADIGFDVDVGPLFQTPEEAARQAIENDVHVVGISSQAAGHKTLVPGLMEALKAEEAEDVLVVCGGVIPPQDYDFLRNQGVSAIYGPGTNIPEAAHEIMRLLETQASHAAE
- a CDS encoding TIGR01459 family HAD-type hydrolase, producing the protein MKTDTQTSPPALEGFAPLAERYDGFICDLWGVLHDGVTAFPHALNCLEELKALGKKIVILSNAPRRAAEVEGRMNEMGIRPDLYQGVMSSGEETWRHLKTRPDSFYQSLGQACFHLGPDRDQGMRQDLDYRFVEAIPEADFVLNTGAHMSEDTLDNYRHELEEAVSHKLPMICANPDLEVIRGGKREICAGLLAEAYEEMGGRVRYHGKPHVEIYDSCFALLEGIDRSRIAAVGDSLRTDIAGAQAAGVDGLFVVGGIHAEALGIEEGQLPSADALNGLYSDRGITPAAALPVFRW